One Pseudodesulfovibrio cashew DNA window includes the following coding sequences:
- a CDS encoding FadR/GntR family transcriptional regulator, with translation MSRSDEAVESIEAMIAENGWTGGVQLPSQRTLAEKLPFSRPTIREALVALETMGRVEIKPGKGAFLVDKDSPAPIRAVWSDRLTLSGRESQMYQFRYAIEPAIAGLVAVNATAAQIEDMTVGVEAMRLAVGEKDHAEFSRLDFAFHSQMIEAANNRFFTEALTPFFGLFFESQKLPLEYDESVEDTVREHEEIIRHIRARRSAESRHAMEQHIKGVARRAGVNLVE, from the coding sequence ATGTCGCGATCTGATGAAGCAGTGGAAAGCATCGAGGCCATGATCGCGGAAAATGGCTGGACCGGAGGAGTCCAGTTGCCTTCCCAGCGCACGTTGGCCGAGAAGCTGCCGTTCAGCAGGCCGACCATTCGCGAGGCGCTGGTCGCCCTGGAGACCATGGGGCGGGTGGAGATCAAACCCGGCAAGGGAGCCTTCCTGGTGGACAAGGATTCCCCGGCCCCGATCAGGGCAGTCTGGTCGGATCGCCTGACGCTCTCCGGCCGCGAGTCGCAGATGTATCAATTCCGATATGCCATCGAACCTGCCATCGCCGGGCTGGTGGCCGTCAACGCAACTGCGGCGCAGATCGAGGATATGACCGTCGGAGTCGAAGCCATGCGCCTTGCCGTCGGAGAAAAGGATCACGCCGAGTTTTCACGGCTGGACTTCGCCTTTCATTCCCAGATGATAGAGGCGGCCAATAACCGCTTCTTCACAGAGGCTCTGACGCCTTTCTTCGGCTTGTTTTTCGAGAGCCAGAAACTCCCGCTGGAATATGACGAGAGCGTGGAGGATACGGTACGCGAGCATGAGGAAATCATCCGGCATATTCGGGCTAGGCGCTCGGCCGAGTCGCGGCACGCCATGGAACAGCACATCAAGGGCGTGGCCAGGCGGGCCGGGGTGAATCTCGTCGAGTAG
- a CDS encoding CGGC domain-containing protein: MSNPIKIGIVICDRYRSCAGGKCLRAMREREGAFSAYEGKEVELVGYTSCNGCPGGNVEYLGDEMVKNGVDVIHLATGLIVGYPPCPHIGTFKSFLEDRYGIKVVVGTHPIPEKYLTTHTKLGSWEAPEWQPVLSAAMSDEATRKAYD, translated from the coding sequence ATGAGTAATCCGATCAAGATCGGCATTGTAATCTGTGACCGCTACCGGAGCTGCGCCGGGGGCAAATGCCTTCGCGCCATGCGGGAGCGGGAAGGCGCGTTCTCGGCATATGAAGGAAAGGAAGTGGAGTTGGTGGGATACACATCCTGCAACGGTTGTCCCGGCGGCAACGTCGAGTATCTCGGTGACGAGATGGTCAAGAACGGCGTCGACGTCATTCACCTGGCGACAGGCTTGATCGTCGGCTACCCGCCCTGTCCGCACATAGGTACCTTCAAGTCGTTTCTGGAAGACCGCTACGGGATCAAGGTTGTGGTCGGGACCCACCCCATCCCGGAAAAGTATCTGACCACCCATACGAAGCTTGGCTCCTGGGAAGCCCCGGAGTGGCAACCTGTCCTTTCCGCAGCCATGTCGGACGAGGCGACCCGCAAGGCATACGATTAG
- a CDS encoding aldo/keto reductase — MLYRTMPKNGDRLSALGFGCMRLPMTDGKIDEERAIAQIRRAIDDGVNYLDTAWPYHNGESEPLLGKALRDGYREKVKIATKLPTWMIKSREDMDTFLNAQLEKLGTDHIDYYLIHALSGPSWETIEALGVKDFLKKAQIDGRIVNPGFSFHGLAEDFAPIVDAYPWIFCQIQYNLLDTEFQAGTKGLEYAASKGMGVVVMEPLRGGNLALPTPPQAVADIWDLAETPRTPVEWALRWVWNHPEVTVVLSGMNDEEHIRENMAIAEVAEADSLSRNELDLTRRVAATYRKLMQVGCTGCGYCMPCPADVQIPTCFDLLNKAHLFDQAEGKRMYGVFAAGAVLQRKPGFASQCVECGMCLEKCPQRINIPEVLKRVVAELEG, encoded by the coding sequence TTGCTTTACAGAACAATGCCTAAGAACGGCGACAGACTTTCCGCTCTGGGATTCGGCTGCATGAGGCTGCCCATGACTGATGGCAAGATAGACGAGGAACGGGCAATCGCCCAGATTCGCCGGGCCATTGATGACGGCGTGAACTACCTCGATACCGCCTGGCCCTATCACAACGGAGAGAGCGAGCCGCTGCTCGGCAAGGCCCTGCGGGACGGCTACCGCGAGAAGGTCAAGATCGCCACCAAGTTGCCGACCTGGATGATAAAGAGCCGGGAAGACATGGACACGTTCCTGAATGCCCAGTTGGAGAAGCTCGGCACCGACCATATCGATTATTACCTCATTCACGCGTTGTCCGGTCCGTCCTGGGAGACCATTGAAGCGCTCGGCGTCAAGGATTTCCTGAAGAAGGCACAAATAGACGGCCGCATCGTCAATCCGGGGTTCTCGTTCCACGGCCTGGCCGAGGATTTTGCACCCATCGTGGACGCGTATCCCTGGATTTTCTGCCAGATTCAGTACAATCTTCTGGACACTGAGTTCCAGGCTGGTACCAAGGGATTGGAGTATGCGGCCTCCAAGGGTATGGGCGTCGTCGTCATGGAACCCCTGCGCGGCGGCAACCTTGCGCTGCCTACACCGCCGCAGGCCGTCGCCGATATCTGGGACCTGGCCGAAACCCCGCGCACCCCGGTGGAATGGGCATTGCGTTGGGTGTGGAACCACCCCGAGGTGACCGTGGTCCTCTCCGGCATGAACGACGAGGAGCACATCCGCGAGAACATGGCCATCGCCGAGGTTGCCGAGGCGGATTCCCTTAGCCGGAACGAGTTGGACCTGACACGGCGCGTGGCCGCCACCTACCGCAAGCTCATGCAGGTGGGATGCACCGGCTGCGGGTACTGCATGCCGTGTCCGGCTGATGTCCAGATTCCCACTTGTTTCGATCTGCTGAACAAGGCACACCTGTTTGATCAGGCGGAGGGAAAGAGGATGTACGGCGTCTTCGCAGCGGGCGCGGTGCTCCAGCGCAAGCCCGGTTTCGCCTCCCAGTGCGTGGAGTGCGGCATGTGCCTGGAGAAGTGTCCCCAGAGGATCAACATCCCCGAGGTGCTCAAGCGGGTTGTCGCAGAGCTTGAGGGATAG
- the larC gene encoding nickel pincer cofactor biosynthesis protein LarC, with the protein MKILYYDCFSGISGDMNLAAMIDLGVEPDHLRAELDKLGLGDEFELVVTRDARNGIHGTRVDVRLAGEPHEHGHAHGHGDGAANDHDHEQHHAHGHTHGDQAHEHTHGEHVHGHHHAHDAHGHAHGEGGDAHKAHAPHRDFAAIRTIIAASTLDHAVKETSLRIFRRVAEAEAKVHGKSVDEVHFHEVGATDSIVDIVGAAICYHSLGVDAVLASPVELGSGFVRCAHGVIPVPAPATAEILQGIPTTRGGTDIEATTPTGAAILAALVDEFTVAPAMTATATGYGIGHKETARPNLLRVHLADAELSGGPRTSRARLLQCNIDDMTGELLGGVMDLLMEEGAMDVHFAPIVMKKNRPATMVSVLCDEDEEPRFKELLFRHTTTLGVKSFSLEKTELERRFEKVETPLGPVTMKRALLNGEVLHSKPEFEECREIARNRGIPLVKVYDIIGGSE; encoded by the coding sequence ATGAAAATACTGTATTATGATTGCTTTTCCGGCATCAGCGGAGACATGAATCTGGCGGCCATGATCGACCTTGGCGTGGAGCCGGATCACTTGCGGGCCGAGCTGGATAAGCTCGGCCTGGGAGACGAATTCGAGCTGGTCGTGACCAGGGACGCGCGCAACGGCATTCACGGCACGCGCGTGGACGTCCGCCTCGCCGGAGAGCCTCATGAACACGGTCATGCTCACGGACACGGCGATGGTGCTGCCAACGACCATGATCATGAGCAGCACCATGCGCACGGCCACACCCATGGCGATCAGGCGCATGAACACACTCACGGCGAGCACGTGCACGGGCATCATCATGCCCACGACGCGCACGGCCATGCTCACGGGGAGGGCGGCGACGCACACAAGGCGCACGCCCCGCACCGCGATTTTGCGGCTATCCGCACGATCATCGCGGCCAGCACTTTGGACCACGCAGTCAAGGAGACCAGCCTGCGCATTTTTCGCAGAGTGGCCGAGGCCGAGGCCAAGGTGCACGGCAAGTCGGTGGACGAGGTCCATTTTCACGAGGTCGGGGCCACTGACTCCATCGTGGACATCGTGGGCGCGGCCATCTGCTACCATAGCCTGGGCGTTGACGCGGTCCTGGCTTCCCCTGTGGAACTGGGGAGCGGGTTTGTGCGGTGCGCCCACGGAGTCATCCCGGTGCCTGCCCCGGCCACGGCGGAGATCCTGCAAGGCATTCCGACCACACGTGGCGGCACGGACATCGAGGCCACCACGCCCACGGGCGCGGCCATCCTCGCGGCGCTGGTGGACGAGTTCACCGTCGCCCCTGCCATGACGGCCACGGCCACGGGCTACGGCATAGGCCACAAGGAGACCGCGCGGCCCAACCTGCTGCGCGTCCACCTGGCCGACGCCGAGTTGTCCGGGGGACCCCGCACCAGCCGGGCTCGTCTGTTGCAATGCAACATCGACGACATGACCGGCGAGCTGCTCGGCGGCGTCATGGACCTGCTCATGGAAGAAGGGGCCATGGACGTCCACTTCGCGCCCATTGTCATGAAGAAGAATCGCCCGGCCACCATGGTTTCCGTGCTGTGCGACGAGGACGAGGAGCCCCGCTTCAAGGAACTCCTGTTCCGGCACACCACCACCCTCGGGGTTAAGTCCTTTTCGCTGGAAAAGACTGAACTGGAGCGGCGGTTCGAAAAGGTGGAGACCCCGCTCGGTCCCGTGACCATGAAGAGGGCGTTGTTGAACGGCGAGGTCCTGCATTCCAAGCCGGAGTTTGAGGAGTGCCGCGAGATAGCCCGGAACAGAGGCATTCCGTTGGTGAAGGTTTACGACATCATCGGTGGATCGGAATAG
- the larE gene encoding ATP-dependent sacrificial sulfur transferase LarE → MPLTEKQKQQYAALLAELREMERVLVAFSGGVDSALLLHAAQRALGDNVLAVTFATPYSPKEEIAGAVDLAKALKVEHRLVETDIPEEIRDNPPERCYLCKKLLFGRLVDMAGEEGIKYILDGSNVDDLDDHRPGRRAVKELNVRSPLLEAGLTKQDIRDLSLELDLPTWNKPAGACLLTRLPHGTAIREEELERIDRGEEFLRSLGFTHVRLRIHGSVARIELPARSISSCVNSTFRERINRRLRELGYRHVAVDLAGYSMGSLNEPATKAGSKE, encoded by the coding sequence ATGCCCCTCACTGAAAAACAGAAACAACAATACGCCGCACTGCTTGCGGAATTGCGCGAGATGGAGCGTGTCCTCGTGGCCTTCTCAGGCGGTGTGGACAGCGCCCTGTTGCTGCATGCCGCCCAGCGAGCACTGGGTGACAATGTCCTTGCGGTGACGTTCGCCACGCCCTATTCCCCGAAGGAAGAGATAGCTGGCGCCGTGGACTTGGCCAAGGCCCTCAAGGTGGAGCACAGGCTTGTTGAAACGGACATTCCCGAGGAGATTCGGGACAATCCGCCAGAGCGTTGCTATCTGTGCAAGAAGCTTCTCTTTGGTCGGCTGGTCGACATGGCCGGGGAAGAGGGCATCAAATACATTCTCGACGGCAGCAATGTGGATGATCTGGACGACCACCGCCCGGGCCGCCGGGCCGTCAAGGAACTGAACGTGCGCAGCCCGCTGCTTGAGGCGGGGCTGACCAAGCAGGACATCCGTGATCTATCGCTGGAGCTCGACCTGCCCACCTGGAACAAGCCCGCCGGGGCGTGTCTGCTGACGCGCCTTCCCCACGGCACCGCCATCCGGGAAGAGGAGCTCGAGCGTATCGACAGGGGCGAGGAGTTCCTGCGGTCACTCGGGTTCACCCACGTGCGCCTGCGCATCCATGGTTCCGTAGCCCGCATCGAGTTGCCTGCAAGATCCATCTCCTCCTGCGTGAACTCCACGTTCCGCGAGCGGATCAACCGGCGGCTCAGGGAACTGGGATACCGCCACGTGGCCGTGGATCTTGCCGGATACAGCATGGGCAGCCTGAACGAGCCGGCTACCAAAGCCGGATCGAAGGAGTAA
- the larB gene encoding nickel pincer cofactor biosynthesis protein LarB — MTSDALTKLLTDIRDGKVSVENGSELLRDLPYMDLGHTKFDLHRSLRNGFPEVVYGEGKTPEQVGEIFSRMGDHHNILATRVSGEMAAHVLSVCPDAEYNALGRALTLARKPIEYREGEIAIVTAGTSDLPVAEEARATCEMLGSHATILSDVGVAGIHRLLDRLSDIRKARVIIVIAGMEGALASVVGGLVSQPIVAVPTSVGYGASFSGLSALLGMLTSCASGVTVVNIDNGFGAACAACKINNL, encoded by the coding sequence ATGACAAGTGACGCTTTAACCAAGCTGTTGACGGATATCAGGGACGGAAAGGTCTCCGTGGAGAACGGGAGCGAACTGCTGCGCGACCTCCCTTACATGGACCTGGGGCACACGAAGTTCGACCTGCACCGCTCCCTGCGCAATGGTTTTCCCGAGGTGGTCTACGGCGAGGGCAAGACCCCGGAGCAGGTGGGGGAGATCTTCTCCCGCATGGGCGATCACCACAATATCCTCGCCACCCGCGTGTCCGGGGAAATGGCCGCTCACGTACTGTCCGTCTGTCCCGACGCGGAGTACAACGCCCTGGGCCGCGCCCTGACCCTTGCCCGGAAGCCCATCGAATATCGGGAAGGGGAGATCGCCATCGTCACCGCCGGGACATCGGACCTGCCCGTGGCCGAGGAGGCCCGCGCTACCTGCGAGATGCTGGGCAGTCACGCCACCATCCTGTCCGATGTGGGTGTAGCGGGAATCCACCGGTTGCTGGACCGCCTCAGCGATATCCGCAAGGCCCGCGTCATCATCGTTATCGCGGGCATGGAGGGCGCCCTCGCCAGCGTGGTCGGTGGGCTGGTTTCCCAACCCATCGTGGCCGTGCCCACCTCCGTCGGCTACGGCGCGTCCTTCTCGGGGCTGTCGGCCCTGCTCGGCATGCTCACCTCCTGCGCCAGCGGCGTCACCGTGGTCAATATCGACAACGGCTTCGGCGCGGCCTGCGCGGCCTGTAAGATCAACAATCTGTAG
- a CDS encoding ABC transporter substrate-binding protein yields the protein MKGRLGKTLGCLALLAALALPCDSRGETTRAARRIVSLAPSVTEILYAMGVGKRVVGTTEHSDYPAEAAGLPTVGQYMSPELERIVALRPDLCVGLSEATSPRLVEALARLGIPMFLTNASRLDRMLDSIGELGAFLGVEEQALRLKRQYSERLESIRRFGNKAGHPRVLTIISVSPLYAAGPGSFIADMVRCAGGNPLGLDDGKAWQGLSREAVIWLKPDIILFAAHSGSIPEWMRQYPLDSAEVVAIDPSLVIRPSPRLIDTAGFLAREFHRLSAEPTTPNE from the coding sequence ATGAAGGGAAGACTTGGGAAAACTCTGGGCTGTTTAGCCCTGCTTGCGGCTCTCGCCCTCCCCTGCGACAGCCGGGGTGAAACGACCCGGGCGGCCCGAAGGATAGTATCCCTGGCGCCAAGCGTCACCGAAATCCTCTATGCAATGGGAGTGGGTAAACGTGTCGTCGGGACAACCGAGCACAGCGACTATCCCGCCGAAGCCGCAGGGCTGCCCACAGTGGGGCAATACATGAGCCCCGAGCTGGAGCGGATAGTGGCACTCCGGCCGGACTTGTGCGTGGGGCTGTCCGAAGCCACTTCGCCCCGATTGGTGGAAGCGCTCGCCCGGCTCGGCATCCCGATGTTTCTGACGAACGCATCGCGGCTGGACCGGATGCTCGATTCCATCGGCGAGCTGGGGGCCTTCCTCGGTGTCGAGGAACAGGCCCTCCGTCTGAAGCGGCAGTACTCCGAGAGGCTGGAATCCATCCGCAGGTTCGGCAACAAGGCCGGGCACCCCCGCGTGCTGACCATCATTTCCGTTTCGCCGCTCTATGCCGCAGGACCGGGCTCGTTCATAGCCGACATGGTGCGCTGCGCCGGCGGAAACCCGCTGGGTCTGGATGATGGCAAGGCGTGGCAGGGTCTCTCCCGGGAGGCGGTTATCTGGCTCAAGCCGGATATTATCCTGTTTGCCGCCCACTCGGGAAGCATCCCGGAGTGGATGCGGCAGTACCCTCTGGACAGCGCGGAAGTCGTGGCGATCGATCCCTCCCTGGTAATCAGGCCCTCTCCGAGACTGATCGACACGGCCGGATTCCTGGCCAGGGAGTTTCACCGGCTGTCTGCCGAACCAACCACGCCAAACGAATAA
- a CDS encoding TonB-dependent receptor plug domain-containing protein — MRVVAMLLAFLISTSTAWAEVPVPTASAGVMPEIVVTATSTPMPDREVPVQVQIISSEDIRKSDAKDISDVLAKYVPGHFHKYGQDYSSVGIRGFRSNSMVGTDLKSRTLILVDGMRAGTGRVSSLPVDNVDRIEVVRGPGSVIYGGSAMGGVINIITRRGKGGLSGNVGAEVGTFGQYRLAASVSGATDGDTLGYAAAAHGERQGSYTTGGGDEIENSQLTDRGVAASLTYRQAEDRRLHMAAIWNYADKGSPGSGRYPSATDNSETEYQRLAFDWTTDRGQARTGWYARGYAVRSGYVWNEHDTEIDTISGGLRSGVDITTGEFGSLLVGIEYDRIEEKQRESVWGPNTRYDNYALLAEQRITAGDFIFYLGGRLDDYNMKMKETPSLTVSEDSRKFSHISWRGGAVYDAAEWLGLRAAVGTGFRAPSAEELAGSYTTTWGATYSGNPDLKAETAITGEVGADFYLADVTAGLTLFHTRSKDTITSTGTFPNYTYENIEGVDLTALEGNIRSVHETDYKGVRIAFRPYLNGIYYLDRKNRDDALNNARGTDIPLYISRLSVTAGLTTELGERFVHDLNVVYVGDQKVQSFKTTPSEYKTMAGYAVFGTRLTFKPAAGLSTYVDVQNLLDTKYDCVDDYTMPGRSLKLGVNYDF, encoded by the coding sequence ATGCGTGTCGTAGCGATGCTGCTGGCATTTCTCATCTCAACTTCAACAGCCTGGGCGGAGGTCCCCGTCCCAACGGCGTCGGCCGGCGTAATGCCGGAGATCGTGGTCACCGCCACGTCCACCCCGATGCCGGACAGGGAAGTCCCGGTCCAGGTCCAGATCATCTCCTCGGAAGACATACGGAAGTCGGACGCAAAGGACATTTCCGACGTGCTGGCAAAGTATGTCCCCGGCCATTTCCACAAGTACGGCCAGGACTACTCTTCGGTGGGCATTCGCGGCTTCCGGAGCAACAGCATGGTCGGGACCGACCTGAAGAGCAGAACGCTGATCCTCGTTGACGGCATGCGGGCCGGGACAGGCCGCGTCAGCTCCCTGCCGGTGGACAACGTGGACCGTATCGAGGTCGTGCGCGGTCCGGGGTCCGTCATCTATGGCGGCTCGGCCATGGGCGGCGTAATCAACATCATCACCCGCCGGGGCAAGGGAGGGCTCTCCGGAAACGTGGGGGCAGAGGTCGGGACCTTCGGCCAATACCGGCTTGCCGCGAGCGTCTCCGGCGCAACTGACGGTGACACCCTCGGCTACGCTGCCGCTGCCCACGGAGAGCGGCAGGGAAGCTACACCACCGGAGGCGGAGACGAAATCGAGAACTCCCAACTGACCGACCGGGGAGTAGCCGCAAGCCTGACATACCGCCAGGCCGAAGACCGCCGTCTCCATATGGCCGCCATCTGGAACTACGCGGACAAGGGGTCGCCCGGCTCCGGCCGCTACCCAAGCGCCACGGATAACAGCGAGACCGAGTACCAGCGGCTCGCCTTTGACTGGACCACGGATCGCGGCCAAGCCCGGACGGGCTGGTATGCGCGAGGCTACGCCGTGCGGAGCGGCTATGTCTGGAACGAACACGACACGGAAATCGACACCATCTCCGGCGGATTGAGGAGCGGGGTGGACATCACCACGGGTGAGTTCGGCAGCCTCCTCGTTGGAATCGAGTATGACAGGATCGAGGAGAAGCAACGGGAAAGCGTCTGGGGACCCAACACCCGCTACGACAACTACGCGCTGCTGGCGGAACAACGCATCACCGCAGGCGACTTCATCTTCTATCTCGGCGGCCGCCTGGATGACTACAACATGAAGATGAAGGAGACACCCTCCCTCACCGTTTCCGAGGATTCCAGGAAGTTCTCGCATATCAGCTGGCGGGGCGGAGCGGTGTACGACGCCGCAGAGTGGCTGGGCCTCCGAGCCGCCGTGGGCACGGGCTTCCGCGCTCCTTCAGCGGAAGAGCTGGCCGGCTCCTATACCACAACCTGGGGCGCGACTTACAGCGGCAATCCCGACCTGAAGGCGGAAACCGCCATCACGGGCGAAGTCGGAGCGGACTTCTATCTTGCCGACGTCACGGCCGGTCTGACGCTGTTCCATACCAGGAGCAAGGACACCATCACGAGCACGGGGACATTCCCCAATTACACCTATGAAAACATTGAAGGCGTCGACCTGACCGCCCTGGAAGGAAACATCCGCTCAGTCCATGAGACGGATTACAAGGGAGTGCGGATCGCCTTCCGGCCCTACCTCAACGGAATCTACTACCTTGACCGCAAGAACAGGGACGACGCCCTGAACAACGCCCGTGGGACCGACATACCGTTGTACATATCCAGGCTGAGTGTCACCGCAGGGCTGACCACGGAGTTGGGCGAACGGTTCGTGCACGATCTGAACGTGGTCTACGTCGGGGATCAGAAGGTGCAAAGCTTCAAGACCACGCCGTCCGAGTACAAGACCATGGCAGGCTACGCCGTGTTCGGGACCCGCCTGACCTTCAAGCCCGCCGCCGGGCTCAGCACCTATGTGGACGTGCAGAACCTGCTCGACACGAAATACGACTGCGTCGACGACTACACCATGCCGGGCAGAAGCCTGAAGCTTGGGGTGAACTACGACTTCTGA
- a CDS encoding arylsulfotransferase family protein, whose amino-acid sequence MKKNIPLILFFLSLMFFSFGYGFLAGVGKLFPYHQLRDAIVAIGDELHPWFYVKADTSRVQTVNDPSRTMKGLNLVTGVGPDKTLTAKIVDMDGKELHRWDVDWFSIWPDADHVGNRKPKTRPGTTIDGAVLTPEGDLIFNYEYLGLVRLAKDGHVVWRLPYQTHHTIYTDDDGNLWVPGMIDRTEPLPGFPNYRADFVEYTAIKVSTEGKILREIKLFDVLKDNGLYGLLTMATTKQMDTTVSGDTLHLNDVEVFPRHMKEGFFRHGDVMISLRNPNAILVLTPDGKVKYASIGKYVRQHDPDFVDGNSFSVFDNNNITGAAHPSSRIVLEHAPSGKTETIYEGTDATPFFTDIMGKHQWLPNGNLLITETRGGRAFEVAPGGEIVWDYHNVAGENILGALDGVQRLPAQFNTIFGR is encoded by the coding sequence GTGAAAAAGAACATTCCGCTCATTCTCTTCTTCCTCTCCCTCATGTTCTTTTCCTTTGGATACGGCTTTCTGGCCGGCGTGGGAAAGCTCTTTCCCTACCACCAGCTCAGGGATGCCATCGTAGCCATCGGCGACGAGCTTCACCCCTGGTTTTACGTCAAGGCGGACACCTCTAGGGTACAGACCGTCAATGACCCCTCACGCACGATGAAAGGTCTCAACCTGGTCACCGGAGTGGGGCCGGACAAGACCCTCACAGCCAAGATCGTCGACATGGACGGAAAGGAGCTGCACCGCTGGGACGTTGACTGGTTCAGCATCTGGCCGGACGCGGACCACGTCGGCAACCGCAAGCCGAAGACCCGCCCCGGCACGACCATCGACGGGGCCGTGCTCACACCCGAAGGCGACCTGATCTTCAACTATGAATACCTCGGCCTGGTCAGACTGGCCAAGGACGGCCACGTGGTCTGGCGGCTCCCCTACCAGACCCACCACACCATCTACACGGACGACGACGGCAACCTCTGGGTGCCGGGGATGATCGATAGAACCGAACCGCTGCCGGGCTTCCCCAACTACCGTGCGGACTTCGTGGAATACACCGCGATCAAGGTCTCCACGGAAGGCAAAATTCTTCGAGAGATCAAGCTGTTCGACGTGCTCAAGGATAATGGCCTGTACGGGCTGCTGACCATGGCGACCACCAAGCAGATGGACACTACCGTGTCCGGCGACACCCTCCATCTCAACGACGTGGAGGTCTTTCCCCGCCACATGAAGGAAGGTTTCTTCCGTCACGGAGATGTCATGATCTCCCTGCGCAACCCAAACGCCATCCTGGTGCTCACGCCCGACGGCAAGGTCAAATACGCCTCCATCGGCAAGTACGTGCGGCAGCACGACCCCGACTTCGTCGACGGAAACAGTTTCTCCGTATTCGACAACAACAACATTACGGGCGCGGCTCATCCATCCAGCCGCATAGTGCTGGAGCACGCACCCTCGGGCAAGACCGAGACCATCTACGAGGGAACAGATGCGACCCCCTTCTTCACCGACATAATGGGCAAGCACCAATGGCTGCCCAACGGAAACCTGCTCATCACCGAGACTCGGGGCGGCCGCGCCTTCGAAGTCGCGCCGGGTGGGGAAATCGTGTGGGATTACCACAACGTGGCGGGGGAGAATATCCTGGGAGCCCTGGACGGAGTTCAGCGTCTTCCGGCCCAATTCAACACGATCTTCGGCAGGTAG
- a CDS encoding DUF362 domain-containing protein, which yields MSGKSKKTFSRRELLMAAAAGVALAGIGIPVVRWAKYLFEKKEQVFTASVPGYDRDMLGALLNGFRELGVTPEEIRGKRVLLKPNLVEPHTGAGQINTHPLFLRACIEAFLTLGAASVAVGEGPGHRRDTYHCLETTGVGDILQEDHIAFADFNFSPFRATPNPANRSTLGDLFLPDPLLAADLVVSVAKMKTHHLAGVTLTMKNLFGVMPGSVYGWPKNVLHHAGIINSILDINATVKPAFAIVDGIVGMEGDGPIMGTPVQSGLVVMGRNPAAVDSTCARLMGIDPLKIPYIAAASGWLGTAAERNIEQRGEAIAAHRRDFQLIDTIEAQQGIRL from the coding sequence GTGAGCGGCAAATCGAAAAAGACCTTCTCGCGGAGGGAGCTGCTCATGGCGGCGGCCGCCGGAGTGGCCCTCGCGGGGATCGGAATTCCCGTGGTGCGCTGGGCCAAGTACCTTTTCGAGAAAAAGGAGCAGGTCTTCACCGCTTCGGTTCCCGGCTACGACCGGGACATGCTCGGCGCGCTCCTCAACGGATTCCGTGAACTAGGCGTGACGCCCGAGGAGATCCGGGGCAAGCGAGTGCTGCTCAAGCCCAACCTGGTCGAACCGCACACCGGCGCGGGCCAGATCAACACCCACCCGCTCTTCCTGCGGGCCTGCATCGAGGCCTTCCTGACACTGGGCGCGGCATCCGTGGCCGTGGGCGAAGGACCGGGCCATAGGCGGGACACCTACCACTGCCTGGAGACCACGGGAGTGGGTGACATCCTGCAGGAAGACCACATCGCGTTCGCCGATTTCAATTTTTCCCCGTTCCGGGCGACCCCCAATCCGGCCAACCGGTCCACTCTGGGCGACCTCTTCCTGCCCGACCCCCTGCTCGCTGCCGACCTGGTGGTGTCCGTGGCCAAGATGAAGACCCATCACCTGGCCGGGGTGACCCTGACCATGAAGAACCTCTTCGGCGTCATGCCCGGCAGTGTGTACGGCTGGCCGAAAAACGTCCTGCACCACGCAGGGATCATAAACTCCATCCTCGACATCAACGCCACGGTGAAGCCCGCCTTCGCCATCGTCGACGGCATCGTGGGAATGGAAGGGGACGGCCCGATCATGGGAACGCCGGTGCAATCCGGCCTGGTGGTCATGGGGCGCAACCCCGCAGCCGTGGACTCCACCTGCGCCCGGCTCATGGGCATCGATCCGCTGAAGATTCCCTACATCGCAGCGGCCTCGGGTTGGCTGGGGACCGCAGCCGAGCGCAACATCGAGCAACGAGGCGAAGCCATCGCCGCCCACCGGCGGGACTTCCAGCTCATAGACACCATAGAGGCGCAACAGGGTATCCGGCTGTAA